The Cydia strobilella chromosome 13, ilCydStro3.1, whole genome shotgun sequence genomic interval cgTGGCCTTCGTCAATGAGGTGAGGACCAGATCTTTTGCATCCTCACTCTTAAGCATTTGAACataaagttcaaagttcaaatactttattcatgtaggtcACGTAGGTCCAATATAAATATGCCAAATTAATACAGCCGTCTACGgggaacaaataaatatacaaaatcgCGACAAATTGAGAACCAGCTTCCAAAAAAGGCATTAGAAgcgtctttaaaaaaaaaaagttgttttttaaaagaaagattttaaaattacacaacAGGCTCTTTGAATCCTCTTTTACTTTCCCTATTCTAAATTGGCAAAAAACTTCTTCAACAGGCCTTCAAATATATAATCCTGCAAGTGAACAAAGACTACGACTCTGTAGACCCGCCGAACCTGCCCAAGACCTTCGAAGGCTTCGGCGAGATCAAGAGACCTCCCAGCAGCAAGGAACAGGGACCACTCACGTTTAGTATATTGAAGGTAGGGTTTTTGCGCCATCTACTTATAGGGGTTTTCAGAGAAAGAGTTACTTTAGGGTTATTTCGACTCAGACACACGAGGactattcataaaaaaaaaatgtccccacTTTTTTCGTCTCAAAATTACGagtgttgataaaaaaaaagaaaataaagtgtttccagtttttcatacaaattttagagTTTTGTGACGGTCaatattttgtatgtgaaaatTCGCCACAttacttttcaatttttttcgaCACTTTTTTTCGTTtgttaaatcgatagtcctctaTAATTCTGAATAGAACCCAAACTTGGtagttttacgaaaaaaaagtacaCTTTTTCCTGAAAATGGCCTTGTACAAATACATAATCCTACTATTAAACAAAAACTACGATGCCTTAGAACAGTTAGAACCACCGAACCAGCCCAAAAAGGCCTGGCGAGGGAAatactatatacctataatatcagTTCAGTTCGTTTTCAACTTCAACacaattcataatattaaataaaatacgtatACGTTGTTACAGGATTTGGTGATACACTTACTGGATATGGCAATGACGTTGAGAATATTCCTGGAAGCGTACCCTAAGGGAGTTAAGATATTTAGGAagaataattttgtaaataggtgagttgaataaaaatatacatacctatttaaaacataaatatagaatatttattttattaaaagtcaCTGGAgagaagtagaaaaaaaaactaaattattgtagttttgaatgattcacggttagtttcactacttatattgaccgggatatagaccgtgactaCCTTTcgggaaatatcgggagctcacaaataatacaaaaggtaatcacggtctatatcccggtcaatataagtctagtaatttATTGTACTTCAAATATGTTAGTTCGATTCTAACAGGGGTGaatattaacaatttatttttatttttaaaatgttacaCAATATATAGGAATACCcacgtcaaagatagatataactccgtaatagatggatacagtctaaggaaaaaacgtgcctcgaaaatcaataaaatttgattctcgatcatatggcgccactacctttggcctactctcggatagatggcgttgacggtttcatttgttatttgacaatttttacgcatatcagtgaaagaacatgggtcaaattaatatgaaaaataattaatgcaaataacaaaataattaatttatccatatataaatatttttttgatatttttatttttagtaataatcgtgtgtcgatagatggcagtgaatttactgtggctacaaaatttactatgacagtaccgctctatcctattatatcctctttgatctaCATCGAAACTGTATCTTTTTCAGTATAGTGCAACTCTACGAATATGGCATACCGAACTTATACGAGAAACTTAAAGAAGTGGGAGATGAAACCAGCGTCGCGTATACAGAAGTGGAGGGGCACATAGACACGGCGCGCGCAGAACTCATTGACATATTCAGAGAAATTTTGGCGGTGTATAAGAACGCCATATTGAATGGAGAGTGAGTAAATATCAAAACACAACAACTTTtattgaaaagaaaattttgaTAGTGCGATTCAGCATTTTTAACACAAGTCACACAACAGAGTCATTTAGCGTGAAATTCAGTTATAAAAtcgttataagttataagtcTGGGGTGATTATCATTATCCCAGGAAAAATCTTAATAGCGCGGTGCAAGATTTTAGCTACACGTAACCGCGCCATCTAGCGTTCGATTTTTACCAATGAAAACTTTTACAAGTCCGGGGTCATTATCCCGAGGaaaatcttaacagcgcgaTGTAGAATTTAAGCTACagggaacagcgccatctagcgatCAATTCAGTAACTAAACTGAAATATGCATAAGTTCGGGTCATTATCCCAAGAAAAATCTTAATAGCGCGATGTAGAATTTTTGCTACagagtacagcgccatctagcgatCAATCCAGTAACTAAACTGAAATTTGTATAGGTTCGGGTCATTATCCCAAGAAAAATCTTAATAGCGCGAAATAGAAAGTTTGCTACACggaacagcgccatctttcATTTGATTTCGAACTAATCTAAATTTTCAGAAGCAGCGTGAGCGCCCACGTGGAAGAGTACTTGGCTGTGATGATGGATGGGCTTTCGGAGCGGCTCTTCATAAGCGATTACCATGCTTGCTACCCTGTCCATGAGGATCTGGAGATGCTGAGGGTGGCGTACCCTGATATGTATCCTTTTAAAcctataataaaaaacttattgattgatttatgaaaattagcgacccaccccggcttcgcacgggtaccttaacaaattatacacctaaatcttcctcaagaatcactctatcgataggtgaaaaccgcatgaaaatccgttcagaagttttgagtttatcgcgaacatacagacagacaggcgcggCGGGCGCCTTggttttataaggtgtaatgATGTACATGTTTCTTACACTTTTCGAGACAAGTTGTTTTAGAGCCGACGGTTTtctgttgatttttttttgttgcataaAGGTGACAAACAAGTTTAGTATACATTCAGCAAGATAGGAAGCGGCGATCGTAGGTACGGACGCTTGCAACTAGGattgtcacaaaaaaattaagGGACAAATGCAGGTCTTATAGTGCATTCTGGAAATTCTGGCtggtgctttttagggttctgtagttaactaggaacccttatagttttgccatgtccgtctgtccatccgtccgcggttttgctccgtgatcgttagtgcgaGAAAACtacaatttggcatggatatgtATATTAATGGTTAAACATTTTTTGTCACAACATTTCCTATACCAACACAGCGACCCAGTAAAAACGGACTTCATCCTCCAAGCAATCTACTCCAACCTCGACGAACCAATCCCCGAACCCCTCACCAACGGCCACTCTGACCCCTCGCCCGACCCCACTAACCCCCCACCGTCCATGGACAATGAAATTCCCGTAGACATTAGACAGGAGTCTCTGATCAGTGAAGTGAGAGATATTTTACCGCATTTGGGCGATGGGTTCATTTTGAAATGTTTAGAGCATTATGGTTTTAATTCGGAGAGGGTTATTAATAGTATATTGGAGGATACATTGGATGCTTCGTTGAGAGGTAAGTTTggcttttttattagattttaaaatttactaaagaaTCCCAAGTAAATGAATATAGCACCATTcatacctgggataattatcctatatttatcaaagactataattatctggataatttcgaaccctggTTAGTTCGCAAGTACACATTAGTCCCTGCAggttaaaactatgttagttaCCTTAGCTTAacactaaaaactaaatttcatatACAGCTATTATATACTTTCCTAACTTTAATCTTCATTTCCAGGTTTAGATCAATCCCTCCCAATCATACCAAAAGACGCACTCGACGAGAAATTCTTAGAGACCGGCGTGCAGAGACTGAACGTGTTCGACGGCGACCAGTTCGACATCATGACTAGAGACGATGTCGACTTAACTAAAATACATGTGGGGAAGAGaaaagataaacataaaaatattaaggagTTGCTAGATGATAAGGGCGATGTTAGGCAGCGGGTGGATATCTATAGCAAGTACAAGTGAGTATTTCGATTTATTCTCTAAAGTACTCAATCATCGTTGGTCAAAATCACCCCAAAGGAACTACTGGACGAGAAGTACCTATTAGACCGGCGGGGTCAAAATGTCCATGTCATCCGTTTGAGCTTTTGAACTGTCTctcgtcgtccgctgtctgtcgtGAACtggtcgtcaactggtcttgtgattgtcatgtctaatttttaatttaaatgtcggtctaatattccaaatatgtatgtcagtcagtcagtcggtctatgtcaggtcgccacggagttTAGAAGCCCCGACATCCTTGTTGAAATTCACGAAGGTTGACATCTGCTGTCACCCACAGGTTGTATCCGCGCGCGTCgtttgacgtctttggcggtctaAGTGTTCATTTTAATAGATTTATGCATTATGCAACATACGCCCACCGTctaaagagaattaagaagtctatcagtactgctactcggcactagatgtcacatgtgtcgcgactgataaaaagtaaaacaatttataactaatattataagcaggagaatagagttccggttactctggttataatattagctgaaaatcgttgagcattagactttttgtttgccgcgacatctattgtcgagtagcagtactgatagttccgctacttgacgctagatgtcgaccacgaaaataatagtctttttggtaacaaaaccgatgtatggagtaagCACTcttatgtcttcttaattctgtTTGGTCTAAGATATAAACTTAAAAGAAAGTAAACTTTTATTTCAGTTTGGTATGCGATGAGCAAGCGATGTACAGCGACGAATACGATGATACATACGATTCTGATGGCGTAACGCCCGCTCCAGCAGATCCCACCGACGAACGGAGACCATTCGTCACACCAAGAGCATTGCAGACACGACACGAGCTAGAGGTAACCTTGTGACAACAAAATAGAGTTTATTTTCTAACGAATACGATGCACATAGCGTTACTAACCTAaccttattatatgtatagtataacACCATAGAGTTTATTTTCGGTCGAATACGGTGACACAATAGAGAAGGAAAAGAGTGTGTTTACCCTAGCTAGTCAATTTAGATTATCCTgctatgtaaaataaattatggtaTGAGTGGCATCTTCTGGTGTTGGAGGCCAAAATCCTCTTTGAGCCATTTTTATATATtctatctttatttcagaaaattaaaaattccatAAAACATATTTAGTATCATTATATCATTATAGCTATCATATCATTACATGTTAGTAACTTAGttagtacaaaataaaattataaataaatattattcgacATTCTTagaaattgactaagccccacccACAGtaaagctcaagaaggcttgtgttgtgggtacttaaacATATATGTGGGTATGtgtaataaacaaatacatagaaaacacccgtgactcagtaacaaatatctgtgctcatcaaacaaataaatgcctttaccgggattcgaactcaggaccGTCGACTTCATAGGCCCCTGCCTAATGACCCTTCACtaggtcactaccgactaggtcAAACTTGccataaattatataaacagAACTTGTATGAATCTATCTTACAATCTACAGAGTTCATCCGAAGACGAACCAGAACCGACGCCAGCGCCATCTAGCTACAACGCGCGGAACCGAATGGACTTCTGCCAAAACCCTGAGGAAATCCGAGCGAGGCGAGAGGCCAACTACCAGGCCCGGCGAGGCCGCGGCGGCCATCGGCCTCCACCGCCGTCTAACAAGTTAGTAAAGTTATTGTGTACTTTATGCCTTTGTAATAAGGTGTACGATATGTTTGTCTTTACAAGTCAAAGCTTGGAAATTAACTGTTAGAACTCTGAGGATATGCGAGCGATAATTTAGTATACCTTATGTCCTTATGTGTTTGTACTTTTGTAATAAAGCTTTCAAGCCCTCGATTGTCTTACATAAGTCAACGCTTGGAATATAAAGGGCTCTCAGACACATGAGGAGATACGAGCGAGACGAGAGGCCAGCTACCATGTTTTCTAACAACTtcgtacagtccgttaactctgagaatgaccttcggattttagaaagatacatcgggtatcggcggtaacacgcgaaggtgatactgccgttctgctttcttattaagtcacaaaaagttaaggatacctatagtctcaatgtaaaataagccctaagccgtgcgtgcgtgcgtgtgtgttgTGTGGGTACATCAAGGTAAGATGTTTTcagttaaaacaattttaatagttttacaaCTGTAACCTCCTTTTCAGGGACGTGGTGGGCAAGCCCCGCGGGCAGGGGCAGGACAAGGAGGTGTTGGCCAACCGCGACCGCAAGGAGAAGCACAAGGGCACCCGCGGCAACCACGCCAGGAGGCAGGGCGCGCAGTGGAAGCGCTCGCAGGGCATGATGCCCTCGTAGCGGGGGAGTTAAGGCTTTCTCTTCTCTGATACAGGGTACTacacacagaaataaatataccatagaagacgcaaatgcatctacttcgcgtgtccgaaccccgaccgagcgtcgaggttgaccgtcgctctttacagtccacacgcgtcagttgttgcagccggacgtccgtgaaaacttaaaaaatgcttcgttgcatgataattaactgcaacagcccgaAAATTGCgggcacccaaaggcaagaacacaTTTCCTaccacagataagtaattttaaaattatattatgcgtaaattttgtatgaaaaagtcggcacgcttggtttcaatacaaatcgtggtatttgcgtcatttAGCGTagatattaaatctgtggtagtacaggtcgattcacaagagctggcacgaatggaataaATGAGTGAATGAAACTATCTATGTGTGTATCACATtaaccaataaaaataatggctctgactgtataccgatacaggtgtcactcatacaatgaaagtttcgttcattccattcgtgcgAGCTTTCCTAAATCACATGTAGTTGCAGGAAGTCACTTTCGAAAAATATTGCATTCAGTCAACTATATTATACTGTGTCTATTATAtcataagctacaaaaaacattagaaaacgaagggattcagatcgaaggtcattggggcatgggatccccttaacaaTGCAATGCAATCTTATGAAAGCAGTGTTAAgaggatcccatgccccaatgaccttcgatctgaatcccttcgttttctaatattttttgtagcttatcatattaacagcaacggctttaagcaattatagtatcccatatttacttcaaagtttaGAGTCGAGAGATAGGGTACTCGGCATTTGAAGTGAATTTCAGAAAAATACCACATTCAAACCAGGCAACCACTATAGTATACTACATTttcattgtttcaaaattttgTGTTCAAAAACTAGCGCAAACGCAACTTTATCTACAGCTGACTGTAGaatagtaaagcctgaccaggaatatatgtgatgttttcaaccaaaaggtaccacattgtcgcttgtcgataaggttgatttcgaattgaagctatatggaaatagcgccttattgacaaccgacaataagtacccttttggttgaaaatggcacatatgatcacgcgccatgttgcggaatttcattcgaactaaatttttcatacttaactgaactgtcaccacatacataaggataacagcgccctcttgacaatgatcatatatttctggtcgggctttatATACGCATAAAAATAGTGACGAACGTGATATTAAGCGGAAGTGACATGCGCTGTGAgtacattttattattgtacAAAGCGAAAACCGTACTTAGTTTTATACATATTCCAATATGTACAGTGTAACTAAAGGATCATGTATTTACACATTGACACCTCCATCTGCCGCAGTGAGCGAATTGACCGAGTTAATAGATAAAGTACCTATAGATAGCAGCTAAGCGAGCGAAGTGCTCAAAATAATCCGATTTGTTGTTGTAGTTTTTctcacatagcttgggtacggttACAGCGATCAACTCAAAacaattttgcgttttaaggttataaattatatggagatgacagctgtcaccgtacccaagttatgtgaaaaattatataagAATACGAGCGTGTGCAGATCATTTTGGACACATTTACCACTTAGCTTCTTCTGATGCTAACTGTATATGAAGGAAGTCAGTTAATAAAACACAAGGGATGATATACATCCACTCGCCGTGGCAAAAATGTTAAGACTAAAATATCCCACACCAATATATACCTACCGTATACATTGTACTGTATTATTGTCAATACGATACTGTTAGTTAATTACTGTAACTGTCAATAcaggtgaaataaaactatttattacctacacgttgttttttatttttctattaagTTTCTTAATAAAATTCCTGATTTCTCAGTTCGATTATTTTGAAATAGATATGACTTGTAATACGACGAGACGACGACtcggagagacgaagtgcagatagacctcagcgaactcggcgccgtcgactggacagagtagcatggcggtatCTGGTGTCGGAGGCTCGGCTCCACTTCGGGTcggcgccacagcagtaagtatgACTTGTAATAGGTATGACTTACAATATTTTGTCCTCAATTTTCATAGTGCCCGTGAGCGGCTGTGCCGCATGCTATctcagtaggtaggtacgtacaATTTTACGTTTTCGAGTCTCGAAATGAAGTCATATCCACATTAAAGCCTCAAGACAGTACAACAGCtacataaaacaattttaaaattgttaacttTTCACGGAAAACTAATTTAGGCATTTATCTAGTTAAAGTACCTGCTTCAGGGGGGtctcactgcgcagtttaggtatatttggccggcgcaccgcccgggcaggtgtatagcagtgggctgccgctcggctcgcacgatagtcgtgtcacgtggcgctcgcgcaaaattgaaaatacgcaatggcttcgaaacctaaatcgcgatctaatctgtataaaagataatgttctatttacggatgtctgaataaacggaagaacaaggaagcagaaaaaacattttttttaaattccggactatattgaccgacatattttcaaaggaataagtacttctgtggcatacctacttccgtgagaatcagacatactatctccggctaaaaattttatgtttacagaatcaacgtttgtaattcctacatatttatctttaaaataataaatcagtaggtataggtacaaaaacttgtcaaatgacaaccccgtgccgacactcgcagctcggtcataaaactgcggcgcgcaaagaagattcacggttcgtgcgcggttataagtttcaattttgcttgcaggcggcgagtgtaggtataattttatacctaaatctggcttttgtgaaggagtgaattttctgtacggtagtactattagttattctgtgcctgcTTTAAGAAATAATTACCTACGGATTTTATGACAATTCAAAGAAAAGCAAATTCTACTAAGACTAGACATATAATTATCCCACAAATGTAAGACGTGTACAATATCGCAAGTCTGCGAAACTATAAAACGAACCTTTCCCATAAAACCCGTCATTCCTATAACAACGAAACTGATTCAAACATCAACCGTATGACTATTGCATTAAGGTTTAAATCTGTTAAACTTCCCGTCAGAAACAGTTCTCAGTTATGTGTGGTTATGTCTTTAACTTTGTATGTTCATAGAACTTAAGAAACCCCggcaaacggagtttcgttctcattttaaaactacgtgctcATTTTGAAactgcatatacaatgacatgaatctaggtctgtaattagtttatacatatagttccaatttatatacatagctctagtttataaaacaaacgaaatacttagagcaaaaacaagttttgtatgaaaaacttaaatttgctgttttttttactatggtatctgaagctacataaactaattacagacctaaataagtaccttatcttattataagtacaaagttttaggcAATCTAgcgagtcgttttaaaatgagagtatttcgatttagtcatataaaattaaactacattagtaTTAGACATTCTtgattttttaactaaaacattACGGAAGAACCCCATTGCAAGAAGTGGTCCGACTAGACGAGAacatataagataagataagataagataataatttgcatcggggctcgtacgCATATCAAATGTCATCTGCAACACGCATCgtcaaaattaaataagtgATTGCAAATATAGGAATAACCTACTTATATCCAAATGCGGTAAGTACCTGGCACAAATAGATATTAAAGCAtgtgcccaggtagcaaagtgacgtcagcgacgtcataatgacgtcatttatacgtcataatgacgtaacggacgtcataatgacgtatatatGCTATCAGGgtgttttagaatagaatagaatagtttttattcgtaaacacacagaaaATAGACATacagtgtcacgaaatggccccatctcagcatgctgctggcgacttccagcagcataatgtatatgtgtgtgtgtgtgtgtgcatgtATAGTGTGTGTAGTACGGTTTTCTTTATGCAATGCAATACAAAGCACGGGTCACTACAGCCTGTTATTACGAACGGATCGCAAGCAATCGCGATAACTCATCGCGGGGCGTTGAGCGTGGTGATGAGCGCAGCGATTTGCGATTTTGTATTGCAGCTTCAGCACGGTTATGTGACATAACAGGACATAACTTGTGTCGCTTTAGTCATTTATGATAGGCCAACAAAACACGCTCCGATATTATCGTTTGAAACGTATTTCGAAACCTTCGAAATagatatttaattgtaaattgcGTTACAACAAAATTGTTCTAACATTATCTATCTAACCCTGGACTTGGCTCCTTCGCAGATACCACTATTTCATTTATAAagcaaatacctacctattccaGATTCATAACAAAAAAGAACTAACTCTTTACACATAACCTCTCGTgtgcaggttttttttttcaaaatagccATAGCCTGgcattaaaaagaaaataatttgaaaagCTCTAAGATTAAGTCATTATCCTAAGTAACCTTAGTTACTTGCGTATCTTCATATTCCACTCGAGATTTCTCTTTGTTAAAATGTGCAATGGAAACCGTAGAAATCGAAAACATAGCCCCAAGTAGTAAAAATTACTCGCATGgtatatacctaataattatgaACTCCGAATATATGTTCAATgataatatgattaatatgtgTTACTTGGTGTTACTTATTGCTTATTGAGTAGGTATGGTACTTAATCTaaagttaagtacctacattattaggttatggtatattaatttaatttaaatgttaatttaattagacgctgtaattaaattacaatacagtTTCGTTTTTATCAATATCTCTCTGCGAATTTGTCACTAAGCTCACACCCCAGCATCAAAGATTCGCCGCCATCATAAAACAGCCGTAAGCTCGAGCCATAACTCCGAGCTATGTCTTCATACTCCGAGGTTTATCGACACAGCAGTGTCTGCTGCAGCATTCTGGGGTCTGCGTTGGGAGGTCTATTGACGCTTTTAATACCTGGTTTCTTAgttacagcaaagatagatataactccgtaatagatggatacagtctaaggaaaaaacgtgcctcgaaaatcaagaaaatttgattctcgatcagagggcgccactacctttggcctactct includes:
- the LOC134746783 gene encoding activating signal cointegrator 1 complex subunit 2; this translates as MMSNKNVEFSNSQNLPAERLLLSVSDSGVVRQIKALDPYWVESREMIVYESPPSGSGLVLGAVDAWKTRMEGYLDDLKLLLSLEHHRFWSTVLYHPQCMDSLVSFLQEASPPYMPPHESRDVQKLYGEIRRLILVVFSRLITNKESKSQWISKEYMADLIYNTFVFTIPILWDTCLVYGVDNTRHVSRVLESVFTLQPRYEADAAAAVAFVNEAFKYIILQVNKDYDSVDPPNLPKTFEGFGEIKRPPSSKEQGPLTFSILKDLVIHLLDMAMTLRIFLEAYPKGVKIFRKNNFVNSIVQLYEYGIPNLYEKLKEVGDETSVAYTEVEGHIDTARAELIDIFREILAVYKNAILNGESSVSAHVEEYLAVMMDGLSERLFISDYHACYPVHEDLEMLRVAYPDIDPVKTDFILQAIYSNLDEPIPEPLTNGHSDPSPDPTNPPPSMDNEIPVDIRQESLISEVRDILPHLGDGFILKCLEHYGFNSERVINSILEDTLDASLRGLDQSLPIIPKDALDEKFLETGVQRLNVFDGDQFDIMTRDDVDLTKIHVGKRKDKHKNIKELLDDKGDVRQRVDIYSKYNLVCDEQAMYSDEYDDTYDSDGVTPAPADPTDERRPFVTPRALQTRHELESSSEDEPEPTPAPSSYNARNRMDFCQNPEEIRARREANYQARRGRGGHRPPPPSNKDVVGKPRGQGQDKEVLANRDRKEKHKGTRGNHARRQGAQWKRSQGMMPS